The Misgurnus anguillicaudatus unplaced genomic scaffold, ASM2758022v2 HiC_scaffold_29, whole genome shotgun sequence genomic sequence GTATGTCAAACAGCCCCATTCAGAGGATCCGCATAGGGCACACATTATCACCTATTCAGACTGATTATTCTTTTATCTTTATTATAATTACTCACAAATTTCTCACTTCACCTATGCCTTGACTTGGTATCAGATGCCTTGCTTACAAAAAGAAACATACCAATGAGCTACCAGTCGAAACTATTCCTAAAAACATCTCCATCATATCTCATTAGCATCGTGACAACATGTGTACAGAAACACAGATTGTATATAAGTAGACACCTCATAGACTGACGCAGACGTATCAGCGCGACTGCCATCTTGGATGGGTCCTCAATGcgcacattttttttctggattTTTACACGGTTTGGTTACACGTAGCGTTAGTTACGATGACATAATATTATAACgactaaaataactaaaattatTGTTCAGTCTTTCTTGTGAAAGGTTATCCCATGCGATCTGGTATCAATACTGCACCAGTTATTGCAACTGTAAGCTGCATAAAATATGGGCATAGTTGCTCGCTCTCCGCTGACTCCGATTGActgtagccgtttctcaatgtcaaggaaggatcctcggaagccagaatttcaaggatgctacgtcatcgacgtccgtcgaaggactgttccaatgtcgaagatcctcgaaatttcagccaaggactgagtcgttcgttcgagaaatatcccatatacaggaaaggatgcatatgtgtatccttcgcCCACTTCatgcgctgaaatcacccacaatcctatgtgcgcagcaccgaaagcacacatttcattgacgcaatgacgtgcacttgctagcctgttccatttaacgtgttctccaaATGCTTAAGAgtagcctcgcctagcctctgaaggaagtgacttgtaaggactagtcctgccaaggaagtatccttgacattgagaaacggcttccGATTGACTGTAGccatttctcaatgtcaaggaaggatcctcggaaaccagaatttcgaggatgctacgtcatcaaCATCCATTGAAGGACttttccaatgtcgaggatctgCGGAATTGCAACCAAGGATTGAGTCCTTCATTTGCTAAATATCCCATATaaaggaaaggatgcatatgtgtatccttcaCGCTCTTTGCCCtctcaaatcacccacaatcctatgtgCATAGGGACCAAAGCACACATTTTCATTTACataatgacgcaatgacgtgcacttgctagcctgttccatttgcgtgttctccgaatgctaaagaggagccttgcctagcctctgaaggaagtgacttgtaaggactagtcctgccaaggaagtatccttgacattgagaaacggccaattACAGCGTAGAGTGAGGAGACGCAACCAATATGGCGGTTCCAGCACGTCATGAGGCGTCTACGTATATAAAATCTTCAGTGGACCACTTCCAgcaagaggaacaaataggttttCACGGTTGCTTGGACTTAAtacatggctgcaaaaaacctgcaacATAAAGGGACTGAACTTTATCAACAACTTCAATCTTTTCTGGAGTCAGAGACAACTATTTAAACAGGATGGCATCCACCCAAACAGACTGGGTGCAAGAGTGCTAAAGGACAATATCTATTTCTCCCTTCATCATCCTTCAGCAGTGTGTGCCAATCCCCTCAACCtgaatggcacacacacacctggacaGAGTATGAATGACCACAGGACTTCTCTTCAGCACCTAAATGGACATGACGTCGACATATCCCACAAGGACAGAGATAACACCACGCAGCCACAACAACCACTGCTCATGGACACAATCTCAGCTGAGTCATGCCCACAGAGCTCACCACAGTCAGACTGTGTCAGATTAGAACTGCTCCAAGATTCAGCACCCAAGGACGACTTTCTGGAAAACAGCCAGGGAAACCAGGACTACATATCACAGCCTCCGGTCACATCAGAGAAACAGGACTCCTCCTCACTAGATATGTCATTCCTCTCTCCAGCATCCCCGCTTTTGACCTTCTCCGGAAAAATGGAGGAACTGGTTTATGCTGGAACTAAACtatcccactctattgctgcgagCCCCCAGCTTTCGTTCAGAAAACGGCAAGCCCCACAACCACCAAAACCAGTGGGCCCAGCTCCCCCTCCTCGTCCTGTGAGAGCTCTTCGGTCTCAGACACAACGCCAAGTCACACACCCTCCTCCATCTGCTGTAGGTGAACCAAAAACAACTGATAACGGCTCTCAGTGATGTGTGTCGAGTTTCTGCTATGAAAATACTAATACTTTCAATTGTATACATAAAAAGCAGGAACTCAGTGTACCtatatctttctctatttctgttCTAGTACATGATAGAAAGCCTAAGGCTGTATCAAACCGTGTGGCAAATCAATCTAATCTGCTGCCTGTGATATATCAAACTAAGATCTCTGTTAGGGAAAAAATTAgtactgttaagttagcacttttaaacatctgttcacttaaaaataaatcacttctagtcagcgacttaataaccacaaacaacctggattttatgtttctaaatgaaacatggctaaaagaaagctacagtgcaacagtccttaatgaaacagcccctcctaactttacttttatgaaTGTCTGCAGAAATGCTAGGAGAGGGGAGGTGTAGcttctctttttaaagatgtctatcaatgtaagcaagtgtcatTTGGGAATTACCCGTCTTTTGAATATCTAGGTATTGTGTTGAAAGGTACCCCACGCATTCTACTGATCATTATTTACAGGCCCCCAAAATACTCTCCAGCATTTGTTGAGGACTTTACAGAACTGTTATCAATGATTTCCTCAGAGTTTGACTGTTTTGCtcttgctggagattttaacattcacatagaTAAGCCAGACAGTATTATGGCAAaagatgtcacagctgttttaaatacttttgatctgactcaacatgtacatggacccacacacaatcgtggacacactctagatttaattatcagtaagggTTTAAACATCTCATCAATTGTTATTAAGGATGTAGCACTGtctgatcatttctgtattttctttgatatattaatctctcctactattgaaactaaatctgtgtctgtcaaaaagagatgcttaaatgagaacaccagtgtgctatttatgaaggctatatctttaacaccaagcatatctgcagactctgttgattttctccttGATTCCTTTAATTCTAAAGTTAAGAGTGCAATCGATGACACAATCccaacatcttttttcaaaagtgtctttaactgtttagaaCCAGATCTCCTAGAAGTGGTAAATTCATCACTTATCTCTGGGACTTTTCCaaagtcccttaaaactgcagttgttaagcccctcctgaaaaagagcaacctagataacactgtattgagcaactacagaccaatctgaaatcttcctttcataggcaagatcattgaaaaagttgttttcaatcagctgaacaaattcttaatttctaatggttactttgacatttttcaatctggtttcagaccacatcacagtacagagacagcgctcataaagataataaatgatattcgcctcaatacagacacaggcaaactatcagtgctggtgctactcgacctcagtgctgcttttgacactgtcgatcacaacatacttcttgacaggctggaaaactgggtcgggCTTTCTGGGATGGTCCTAAAATGGTTCAGGTCATACTTAgaagggagaggttattatgtaagtataggtggccataaatctgagtggacatccatgacatgcggagtcccgcaaggctcaattctagcgccactcctgttcaacctgtatatgctcccactaagccaaataatgagagagaaccaaattgcctatcacagttatgcagatgacactcagatctacttagctctatcccctaacgactatagccccattgactccctgtgcaaatgcattgatgaagttaacagttggatgtgccaaaactttcttcagttaaacaaagagaaaactgaagtcattgcgtttggaaacaaagatgaagttctcaaggtgaatgcataccttgacactaggggtcaaacaactaaaaatcaagtcaggaatcttggtgtgattctggagtctgaccttagtttcagtagtcatgtcaaagcaataactaaatcagcatattatcatctcaaaaatatcgcaagaattagatgctttgtttccagacaagacttagagaaacttgtgcatgcttttatcaccagcagggtggattattgtaatggcctcctcactggccttcccaaaaagaccattagacagctccagctcattcagaacgctgctgccaggattctgagcagaaccagaaaatatgaacatatcacaccagtcctcaggtcgctacactggctaccagttacatttaggattgattttaaagtattattaatggtatataaatcactcagtGGATTAGGACCTCAAAACATTGTtgatatgctcattgaatataaacccaacaggtcactcagatcattaggatcacatcagctagaaataccaagggttcactcaaagcaaggagagtcagcttttagctattatgccagtcgcagctggaaccagcttccagaagagatcagatgtgctccaacagtagtcacattcaaatccagactcaaaacacatctgtttagctatgcatttactgaatgagcactatgctgcgtccgaactgattgcactatattttatatgcactattttaattatttttatttctcttgtttttattcttatttttatttttaaaagtgttatacttgtattcctgttttattctttttcatacatttaaacagtttttattaaaatcacatttatgttcttttaattgatatttaaaattcatgtatatttgattttttgttttctcatttctatgtaaagcactttgaatgacctctgtgtatgaaatgtgctatacaaataaacttgccttgccttgccttgccttgcctacgTACAGAACAGCTTGTATGTTAGCTTAGCACACCATCGAAACATGACAGACTGTCTGGCCCTACAGCCCCCTTCAGCCTTACATATGAATGAAACAGACAGTGTGAATAACTGTTAGCCCCCGCAGTAGGTACGTTTACATGTAaccaaataatctgtttgtaatcgtattgatggctcaatcctattgaaaagccttcatgtaaacacctttaTCAATACAACTGAGgtcaatcggatgcaaatttggattgTATTGAGGGGGGTGGTGTACTCCAATCTGTGATCTGAtcatcaggagaaaagtatgcatgtaaacgtgtGAATCATAGTATTTTCTTAATCGGATGCACACCTTGTGCACAGTCGTAGAACAATTGTTCTCAAGTTCCCATCTTATAATTACCTCATATTTACGTCTCACATaattctcgtcacagaaacataCAATACATCACGCGCtgtacattttaatcagatttgtttgcagtgtttagggtgcatgtaaactatAGTGTCGCAACCTTCAATCGtattaaattcaagaaaatgttgTTCATGTAAACATTGCCAGTATTTGGAATAAAAACGGATTAAATATTACTTCTTTCTGCAcaaatttaaagtaaacatataaaaatgaatCAATATTCATCCAAATATGCAATATCACGCTTGTTAAAACTTGCAAGACTTAagtaaatgcataaaaaactatttttgttctttagttTCAATAAAAATCCGAAAGGACACAATTGAGGCATTCTACTGGGACTGTAATGGGAAACATTTGGAAAATTAATTTGACAAATCTAAAAGTCTACTCACATTCCAGAGGCACACATGAAGTTGTTTAAGGTCCAAAAGGTGCAGGTTTCCCACGAGTGGCAGTGGTTTGGGTCCTGGAGGTTCTTGGTCATCTTCTGGAGACCTGAAGCAGAAATAAATAACCAAAAGCAGCAGAAGAGCAGCGAGTAAAGCTCCTGTGCTGGAGACATTCAGGAGTGTTTCCACTAAAGCCATAGCAAAAGAGATTAACACACAGCTGCTGTGAGTCTTCAGACTAAACAGATGAGTATTCATGCCCTGGAAATGATTTGGTCTACAACATGAGGGAGGAGCCAGGAAAGATTTGCAACACAAACACAACTGCAGTAGTGTGTCAGTCGGTCCACAGTGGCCAAAAAAGTATTTGGATGACAACCTATGCATTATGGTTTACAGTATTATTTAAAGAGATATACTGGAAACTCTAATGTTgtatcttattattatttattttattgtgaatCAACCAACATAAGCAAATATGATGTGTGCTGCTGAGTTGACAAAGTAGTTTTCATTGAAGAATTGGCTCATTTCCAATTAATTGAAActaatttttttactccaaaacTTCCATTCAGTATTCCAGTATGAATACATCAAAATGgcaaattttattttagtttatcattaatatgcaaattgctacaaatatacttgtgcggcttatgactggttttgtgatccagggtcacatatgtgatTCTGgtcaaatgttttacagtgaacTAAAAGTGTTAATGTTTATCACATTGTTGTCTTTTTTCTCATGCCAGGTTTGAGTTTGTAAAAAATATCAAGCAGGGGCCAGCACCATTTCATTTCAATCaggtttgatttattttatacaCACCTAATGAAGAAACTGTAGTGAAATGAGCAAAAGCTGTGACCAATTTGCAGTCTTCTTATCAAAATATGAATGAAGCTGATTTGATTTCCTCTGgaacaatattttatttaatcattgCAGGAATATCATGTTCCTGTGCTCAACTTGTAAATCATTGGGTTAGCAGCAAGAaaatcatgggtttgatccccagTGAACACAAATAGGCCTACTGATAAATGGATAGCTTAAATGCCCTGTAAGTCAGTTTGCATACAAGCACAACCCCTAGAAATGAACTGgtttctacagtgatttgccataaaatgtgagagctttagtaatatgcacctataaacgAGACGACAATGCACgttccctgctaaaaaaacagctaaaaccagcatgtcaagctggttttagctggtctatatatatattattttacatcAACTTGAAATGTAGTTGAATATGTTTAGGCACAGAATGTACATTACATGAATGAGATAATATAATCTCAtaagtaaaataatataagaGTCTTTATGTTTTACAATCATGAGGTATATATTTAACTAGCAGTGGCGGCTgatcactagggggcgccgccCCCCAAAGTTGGCCAGAgaagaaagctactttaacatgttacaaaaaagttaaatatataatgcaaattaatacaaaataaaatcatttagttataccatttcactgttagtcatgttatcatttataaaaaataaaataaaaaaagaagtcaaaactgagttcgttttgtgtgtgtcatgtttgtgtgtctggggcgcaccCCTAATGAGTGTCTATGTAGGTCAGTAAAAAGGGTAAATACATGTGACCTGAGGTTGAGCTCTGATTGGCTGGTTTCGGATCCGCCCTGGGGCGCAGGACTGTGTGCCCCAAACCCTCCCACTTATGTTCTAAGTgaataaatgttgttttttatgccTTTGACCTCATGTGATTGGATCGTTTTCAGAGTCTCAGCCGCGTTGCAGATTGCCATGTAACTGCTAGATACTGATCAGTGAAAGCAAGTGAAATACTTTGAGATAAAGGAAATATGATTTTATCCTTACTAAATCACCCTTTACACCCTTTATTCTTTagttgaagaataaataaaggataAGGGAGCTTGGACCAGATTGAGCAGAAGTGATCGTGGTTGAGTTTACATGCTTTTCCAGGACTTATGACAAACGGAGTTGGCTAACGTTAGCTGGATGTTATGTAAGTCAAATGCTTTTTATTATTTCCCTGTTTGCTGTTTATAAGTCTGCGTGATATACTGGGCGAATTTTTGTGCCGCATTTGAGCTGCCTTTGCGTGGACATGATGCTTAAATAATCCGGTATTTTCCGTGGCTTGGTCAACTTTGTTGCAATGTGGTCTGTGATTAGACAAgtgtactgtgtgtgtgtgtacgagtGTGTGTCAGATCGCATTAACCGAAGTGTAATGTAAGAGCACGCGATCAATCtccaaaacaaaagtaaaactgCGTCATCTAGTTGACAAGAGTCTGCATTTTTCTGCCTTCATGCATTTATTACACAAGATGGTTTCAGATACACAGTCagtgtttaattcaattcagatttttacacgcctgttgatattttaatcgcatagtattttgtgatttgatttgttcatatttgcctGTTCAGCACAAAGTTTGTCTGTAATATCGCCTCAGCTGTCTGTCACTgcgagaaaaaaatatttattaatctgCTTTATGTGACGCAAACtctggtttgtgtgtgtgtgcatgtgtgtgtttgtgtgtgaatgaTTACCATAATTAGTTCATTACTGATAATAAACCCACATTATACTCAGATTTACACATTCATAGTAAATTTATTTCATGAAGTTGACTTcaacagtaacattttcagcattttatctAAGCAGTAATTATATTTATCACATGATAAATGGCTATTTACAGACCTGCATTACTACAGTTTAATTTCAAGTTTGTATGCATCCCCCCCCCCATTTTTTTAGCACCAGCAGCCACTGTTAACTAGTTATTCTGCCTTGGGATTTATAACTTGAGGTTGTGTTTTTCTGCCCTACTGACTGCACACAGTTTGTGTGGTAATGGAATTAGTGTTAAGCCCACAACTGGTGTGAGATCCAATTCATCTTCAGAGACTCCAGGTGGAGGAGTGAAGTGAAAACACTGAAGAAGAGAAGTGAAGAACAGAAAGAGCTGCATCCTGGCCAAACCCTCTCCTAAACACATCCTGCGTCCTGAGAAAAAAGAAGGGAATGTGTTTGTAATAATTGTTGAACAACATAAGAAGTCAAATTGACTTTGATGTGAATAGTAAAGTTTATTACCTGCAGAGAAGGGCATGAAGGCGTCACGTTTGATCAGCTGACCGTTCTCATTGAGGAAGTGTTCAGGGTTGAAAGTGTCGGGCGTCTCCCACTCGCTCTCATCTCTCAAAACAGACGTCTGCAGTGGCAGAACACACGTCCCCTAGATTTCAGAAGAAACCACAGACAACATGCTAAATATTGGTTTTTTTGGACCCCTAATTTTGgcctaaaaaaacaacaattttttttaagataaactACTGACAGATAAGTTAAGCTGGACAACACACTATAAAGTCTGAATAATATACAATACGAATAAGACGGACCTTCTTGATGAGATATCCATTGAAGTTCACATCACAGCTGGTTTTATGTGGCAAACTCAAGGGCCCTATATTAGCCAGTCTCTGAATTTCATGGATCACAGCGTCTGTGTAAGGTAAATTCTTCCTGTCCTCTGTAACCGGTTCACGTCCGTCAAGCACCCTGTCAATTTCCTCATGAACCCGATCTATGACCACAGAAAATGTTTCATAACTATGAGACATGTTATACAAAACATACATCTTTCCTCACTTTTGTAAATATACAGAGAACAGTTATTACCTTGTATGTGAGGATATTTGGCCATGAGCAGTAAACCCCAGCGTAGCGTTGTGCTGGTGGTGTCAGTACCGGCAACAAACAGGTTGGACACAGTCATGAGCAGGTTCAGATCATTATATTGTGAATCATTTTCTCCAGATTCCTGTTGAAGgccaaaaaaacatatttaggGGCAGAATCAGTGTTCAACATATGTACTTTAGTTTAACCCACACATTTGATATATAAATTTATGATATTCTACCTCTAAGCTTTGTTTTTGGATGAAGAAGGCATCAACGAATCCTCTACAGTCGAGAGGGTTAAAGGTCTCCCGTAAGCGATCCACCAGCATCTGCATTTTAGCCAGGGTACTCTCCGCACTTTCTATTAGCAGTCTCCTAGTCTTCAGCCACGGCCCCAGCACTGGAAACAAGTTGTAGATCTGCAAGTCGAGCCACACGATAAAGTACAATAACAGAATTGTTTAGACATACAgaatttgtttaaaatgtgtaatgtgTTTTAGCGGCATTTAGCGTCGAGATTGCGAATTACACCCAACTACAAAGACCAAAAAAGGTAAGAAGCGTTTTAGTTTCCTTCCAGTTATCCCTACCACGCTACATTGTGACCAACAAATTGGGAACACGCTTCATGGGACCAGTCTACTTCGAGAAGCTATTAAAGCGCCAATGAACTGCCCACCACGCCACGTAAATATTTCATGAGAGGAAGTTGCAGTtccaaatcagcttttttcgcttcgaaagccagCAGTAATCTACACCTGAGAAGCTCTCTTCACCTGCCCTGGAAACTCTGTATGTCTAAAGTTGGTTGGACAGACGGCACCACAGCGGAGACTCGCAGTTGAAACTTCTACCTCTTTATTTTACTCCTTTTGAGTTGAATGGGTGGGTTGCCTCTCCCCTGCATGCTTCAGCAGCTCAGCACAACATCTAAAAAGAAATTTCCCTAAAAGACTAGCACGAGTTTAAACTTGCGTCTTTACAAAGACAGGCGTTCTCTCGTGTCACGGTCGGGTGCTTCTTTTTAAAGATGACATTCTGTCCATGTGCAACTTTGTCATCCGTTCAGCATGCTAAGAGAAATGGAaatggaggggatcgctcttcgggggATGGTAAAGGCACCCCCCCAGGAGGGCCAGAAATCcttgttttttgttaatttcTGTTCCGTCGGCTTTTTAGCCAGCACCCacaaaagcacaaaaaaaaagaatttcacTTCCTTCTCCAGTTGTCTAGAGGAAAACAGGAGCTACGGACGGCCGGGGGGCCACGTACAGCGGGCTTGCAGCCTAGTGGGTCTGGACGTCACCCCAGTTGAACTTTTATATAAATTGCCTCGAGTTGTGAGCTGTATATCTTGCtctcgtccgtttcagcaacgagttatgaggcaaagatgtattagtttgCATCGACAACACTGCAATTGCCGAGGCGGTTTAGGCTCTTGTCACTGTCGCATCTCGCCTGTCATCTCCTCATCTGAGGTCTCTTTGTGTCATTCACTTTCAGGGGTCACTCAATACAGTGGCAAACGCGCTCTCACGAGCAGTGCGCCCGGCGAATGGCAACTCCACCCCAGACGCTTCAGCTGATCTGGAAACGTTTGGACAGAGCACAGAAAAATATGTTTGCTTTTCCAGAGACAACCCATTTTCGCAGTTTTCTTTATTAACTGAGGGAACGCTCGTGTGGATGCACTGGCAAACAGCTGGCTGTGGTGTCTGTTCAAATATGCGTTTTCCACAGTAagccttttcacacagacactgtgcaaagtcaagGAGGACGAGGAACGCATCATAGTAGTTGCGTTGTATTGGACCACCAGAATATGGTTACCAGAACTCATGCTCTTTGCAACAACCCCTCCCTGGGAGATTCCCCTGAgaaaggaccttctttctcaaggagggggcacatttTGGCCCTATCACCATCGTGATGATATATCCCCAGCATCGTTTAGAGAACATACTGTCACAATCCACTATTTAAGTAGACATTGCTGTGATATCCGCACACCACGCCCCCGATCATTGGG encodes the following:
- the LOC129422065 gene encoding cytochrome P450 2K1, encoding MALVETLLLNVSTTGALLAALLLLLVIYFCFRSPEDDQEPPGPKPLPLVGNLHILDLKQLHLSLLNLSKKYGSVFKVHLGPKKIVVLAGYKMVKQALVNQADEFGERDITPIFQDINKGHGIAFTNGNRWKIMRRFALSTLRDFGMGKKLSEEKIIQETRYLREVFETFQGNPFDTTQPVNYAVSNIISAIVYGNRFEYEDPTFQEMVDVGNHVFHMMGSSAIQIYNLFPVLGPWLKTRRLLIESAESTLAKMQMLVDRLRETFNPLDCRGFVDAFFIQKQSLEESGENDSQYNDLNLLMTVSNLFVAGTDTTSTTLRWGLLLMAKYPHIQDRVHEEIDRVLDGREPVTEDRKNLPYTDAVIHEIQRLANIGPLSLPHKTSCDVNFNGYLIKKGTCVLPLQTSVLRDESEWETPDTFNPEHFLNENGQLIKRDAFMPFSAGRRMCLGEGLARMQLFLFFTSLLQCFHFTPPPGVSEDELDLTPVVGLTLIPLPHKLCAVSRAEKHNLKL